One part of the Phaeodactylum tricornutum CCAP 1055/1 chromosome 17, whole genome shotgun sequence genome encodes these proteins:
- the Pt-separase gene encoding separase protein (separase is required for sister chromatid separation), with translation MRNTEDAPPGVSTRRRTRRTRSIGKENSCGKTSQDIALVADDQSTKSFSQNELLKDDSGKLLLRFHSAAEDSCFRDYWEQETSLAKAVVHASWSLSLGRTIDGLILLDSKSTELLNMSRKLIKEATEAKKSNRVVGNLYVATHLLRAVGPRLTDVSKQEAAIKVLYHAIHTAEALGNLSKESSVIVGESFVCVFAAYEVLGHLLQQVCVQSDNGISIGFTFQRSENKAHFRSFPVPEKSRRSKLKVKLTLREISSIAIQATIFVSRVLRKLSFEKDNDIDLAFQAWGRLTVGQIQSGEKRLRADIIKLFQNIATRWIFAVGLYSVGYETEMLSHCKKAHLVLWDAAMMISENKDDANECLELRKHAIRVLLLNGRLRELPQRVGKYFITTVFDSACSYAWKSAVSYATKLSMSSFPVASGHPLHDFYMEASSILDTIASIESAVYGEYCAYRAIHIGQFPVKPSIECGDSCLFTILCYPCFHDTTFCSSESNDCPVTIWMALFFLALRVKSELEAMKATEDLTLTDAFYKGAGTVLEIFESTISVGLASVFVFPHQIWLKLFSMVGLHKAVHALLDRSEGICLHSSFRLLRLASDILVKCLGPLCHLVVRMDTDPAREPNILEHSDTLILSLVERLSDTNRRIKPPSSCIYKFASSLKVFGRKRFEVDKDAAIPVLLASIELKMLQWHSKDSTCDKLLLSSTWSFLASIYKSLNRNDEAIVATASALLFEILQRAENCSMPGNQLVEEAAIELAHLTGGVLSASLDSGLTLSEEGKALAARLAVMLSERTNSKTATKVGKPILAVSPETSLEMLKNAQQNEIAVEDSFIAVSKVPFTASAVMERIISGNANLFVTTTTRYCAVYLTLQVIAEVLSKIGAVIQMKAAERTTSGEHMLWEYGELASLAIKTGSELVADLDSPALPVISAILHLIASVSLVSCHQSFASGSAVSQPSKSKQNKDPELLLSSSRSHARIFAAQALESINTFENQVGEWAALSLVLLPSMTILWESMKDSSCGWHAAVLGGSESAYRMLIKATMVLKVCPNHSRVIEMARRCVLSTLSLVAASMALSGETLKASEIASWGLTLSIGQDPFAFAFLATECLTAQAETGILLNRKVFPETAVNMPGFALEKRACSARLDLTSIRKSKKELNSSRAMETMLSEVETALKNSSNMLSNHVLRWTRSTILLGLSEAAKFEGRVALSIKYLRECFQDCKQLTHTAARDSLGKRHSSSVPLQNEPFIRIFFIRCLDRQLECVIRLYWLYASLGEIQKASAYARTVLAMKTSFLPGNSFARDQSVNRLIVHAAVTGSHRAVAEQQVLQAFTDCEGTTKSMEGTSSLSLRIEKTLDALNVHELLDEIGFGFSCSEINDLQHVAAKRYTKIIRDPEIDQVIRSIGCERTEHEHLHPNIFCNLKLSLIRDLLVGGVFRTDLHRVNARDFAASILDCPGAPPDCLAHAHYFSGLVELDVARSSGALRTLWTGYSNFDPNSGGAEAYLEHLVRARNHFECALRYIGKRADLFSRRVLRSLALIAGPACSMSSIATSSHNYIVRSLGRSWRFHSSKFVPTDCKVDGGGCDSDSSQNAFKLFDSDKSVDVNSFYEELQEILPSSWNVISAVLCPSGEMLISTIQKAKSDELTIKAFCVFPEPESEKAQPLALFDILLKPFDRIMQRNQDQLDGGSPGSKEFDLTEKERKKGWWKDREELDTDLLHLLQSVDRKTFGSDFIQSFFTNNRGNTSSYVGSLASRFDAVSDDKDQISAEAKKGVPFGMSTLNECTFLVLDENLQRFPFEGLPSFENTPVSRLPCISFLYFSLKATKRALDLQRVNYVVDPESNLPGTRQRIMPILDSLSQENDREWDGIVGCEPSSLFFQKSLSMDSSLFLYFGHGGAEKYFSSKEIFQFGVDKWKTHENIGASIVLMGCSSGRLSSANQKGTKHTDDIPFFFEPGGVAISYLAAGAPCVVGNLWDVTDRDIDRFSTDLIGTLFKGPGSPSLVSCVCSSRAACRMQHIVGCAPVCYGIPVPVLEHTDLRDHLR, from the exons ATGCGTAACACGGAAGATGCTCCTCCTGGCGTTTCGACGCGCCGTAGAACTAGGCGGACCCGATCCATCGGCAAAGAAAATTCGTGCGGTAAAACCTCTCAGGATATCGCTCTCGTGGCGGACGACCAGTCGACAAAGTCATTTTCGCAAAATGAATTACTCAAGGATGACTCTGGGAAACTCTTGTTAAGGTTTCACTCCGCTGCCGAAGATAGTTGTTTTCGAGATTACTGGGAACAAGAAACGTCTCTCGCAAAGGCTGTGGTCCATGCTTCGTGGTCGCTTTCTCTCGGAAGGACAATAGATGGACTGATTCTTTTGGACAGCAAGTCTACTGAGCTCCTTAACATGAGTCGAAAGCTCATTAAAGAGGCAACAGAAGCCAAGAAATCCAATCGGGTTGTAGGAAATTTGTACGTCGCAACACACTTGTTGCGAGCGGTCGGGCCCCGACTGACGGATGTGTCAAAACAAGAAGCAGCCATCAAGGTTCTGTACCACGCAATACACACTGCAGAAGCCTTAGGCAATCTCTCTAAGGAAAGCTCTGTAATTGTTGGTGAATCGTTCGTATGTGTCTTCGCCGCTTATGAAGTTCTCGGGCACCTGCTGCAGCAAGTCTGCGTGCAGTCGGATAATGGGATCTCCATAGGTTTTACATTCCAGCGTTCCGAAAACAAGGCTCATTTCCGGTCTTTTCCTGTTCCCGAGAAGAGTAGAAGATCCAAACTCAAGGTTAAACTGACGCTCCGAGAGATTTCATCGATTGCTATCCAGGCCACAATATTCGTCTCTCGTGTTTTGAGGAAGCTTAGCTTCGAAAAGGACAACGACATAGATCTGGCGTTTCAGGCCTGGGGCAGGCTTACCGTGGGACAAATTCAGTCAGGTGAAAAACGTTTGAGAGCTGACATAATCAAGCTTTTTCAGAATATAGCAACGAGATGGATTTTTGCCGTTGGATTGTACTCGGTGGGGTATGAAACGGAAATGCTATCTCACTGCAAGAAGGCGCATTTGGTTTTGTGGGATGCGGCGATGATGATATCGGAGAACAAGGACGACGCGAATGAGTGTTTAGAACTCCGAAAGCACGCGATCAGAGTTTTGCTTCTCAACGGACGCCTTCGAGAGCTTCCTCAACGGGTGGGAAAATACTTTATCACTACGGTCTTTGACAGCGCCTGCTCGTACGCGTGGAAGTCGGCTGTCTCCTACGCAACTAAGCTATCTATGTCCTCTTTTCCCGTTGCGTCAGGCCACCCTCTACATGACTTTTACATGGAAGCTAGTTCGATACTAGATACGATCGCCTCCATCGAGTCTGCTGTTTACGGGGAATATTGCGCATATCGAGCTATACATATCGGGCAATTTCCAGTCAAGCCATCCATCGAGTGTGGCGATTCGTGTCTCTTCACTATTCTGTGCTATCCGTGCTTCCATGACACTACATTTTGTTCTAGCGAATCAAATGATTGCCCTGTCACGATCTGGATGGCACTGTTCTTCCTAGCCCTTCGAGTAAAGTCCGAACTGGAAGCTATGAAAGCAACTGAAGACTTAACATTGACAGATGCGTTTTACAAAGGCGCTGGTACAGTCCTGGAAATATTTGAAAGCACCATTTCCGTCGGACTGGCATCTGTTTTCGTCTTCCCTCACCAAATTTGGCTCAAATTATTTTCCATGGTCGGCTTGCACAAGGCAGTGCATGCCTTACTCGATCGGTCAGAAGGAATCTGCCTTCATTCCTCGTTCCGACTCTTGAGGTTAGCCAGTGACATTTTGGTCAAGTGCCTAGGCCCGCTTTGTCACCTCGTTGTTCGCATGGATACC GATCCAGCAAGAGAGCCAAACATTTTGGAACATAGCGATACTCTTATTCTTTCTTTGGTGGAGAGATTGTCCGACACAAATCGAAGAATAAAACCTCCATCCTCATGTATTTATAAATTTGCATCA TCGTTGAAGGTATTTGGTCGCAAGCGATTTGAGGTTGACAAGGACGCAGCCATCCCAGTGCTCCTGGCTTCCATTGAACTCAAGATGCTACAGTGGCATTCGAAGGATTCGACCTGTGACAAGCTTCTCCTCTCCTCGACTTGGAGCTTTCTTGCCTCAATTTACAAATCTCTGAATAGGAATGACGAGGCAATTGTCGCCACGGCTTCTGCTTTGCTTTTCGAGATTTTACAGCGAGCCGAGAATTGCTCTATGCCCGGAAATCAGCTGGTCGAGGAAGCTGCTATTGAGCTCGCTCATTTAACAGGTGGTGTTCTCTCAGCATCCCTCGACTCCGGTTTGACTTTGTCGGAAGAAGGCAAAGCTTTGGCTGCGAGACTAGCTGTCATGCTGTCTGAGCGCACTAACTCCAAAACTGCCACAAAGGTGGGTAAACCAATATTAGCCGTTTCTCCGGAGACCTCATTGGAAATGCTCAAGAATGCCCAACAGAACGAAATTGCTGTAGAGGACTCCTTCATAGCCGTGTCGAAGGTTCCTTTTACGGCAAGTGCAGTGATGGAACGCATAATTTCTGGTAATGCCAATCTGTTTGTGACAACAACCACCCGATATTGCGCTGTTTATTTGACTTTGCAGGTGATTGCAGAAGTCCTCAGTAAAATTGGTGCAGTTATCCAAATGAAAGCTGCTGAGCGGACTACCTCTGGTGAACATATGCTCTGGGAATATGGGGAACTCGCCAGCCTGGCTATCAAAACAGGGAGCGAACTCGTAGCTGATTTAGATTCTCCCGCGTTGCCAGTGATCAGTGCAATTCTGCACCTCATAGCTTCGGTTTCTTTGGTTTCTTGTCACCAATCGTTTGCCTCGGGATCTGCAGTTTCGCAGCCCTCCAAgagcaagcaaaacaaagacCCAGAGCTGCTGCTGTCCTCTTCGCGTTCTCACGCCAGAATATTCGCAGCACAGGCTCTTGAGTCGATAAACACCTTCGAAAACCAGGTAGGTGAATGGGCAGCTCTGTCCTTGGTCTTGCTACCATCAATGACTATTCTTTGGGAGTCAATGAAGGATTCATCGTGTGGCTGGCACGCTGCCGTTCTTGGCGGAAGTGAAAGTGCATATCGTATGCTGATTAAGGCTACTATGGTCTTGAAAGTGTGCCCCAACCACTCACGAGTTATAGAGATGGCGAGAAGATGTGTTTTGTCAACGCTATCGCTCGTCGCCGCTTCAATGGCCCTATCCGGTGAAACTTTGAAGGCATCGGAAATAGCTTCGTGGGGCCTCACACTATCGATTGGGCAAGATCcctttgcttttgcttttttaGCAACTGAGTGCTTGACAGCACAGGCAGAAACTGGTATCCTTCTGAACAGAAAAGTCTTTCCTGAAACGGCAGTAAATATGCCAGGctttgctttggaaaagagaGCTTGTAGTGCAAGACTTGACTTGACTTCCATTCgcaaaagcaagaaagaGTTGAACTCATCTCGAGCTATGGAGACAATGCTGTCTGAAGTGGAAACTGCCCTAAAGAACTCATCAAACATGCTTTCAAATCATGTTTTGCGCTGGACAAGAAGCACTATCCTTCTTGGTCTCTCAGAAGCAGCAAAGTTCGAAGGACGCGTTGCCTTATCGATAAAATACCTGCGTGAGTGTTTTCAGGATTGTAAACAGCTCACTCATACAGCAGCCCGAGACAGCCTTGGCAAGAGACATTCATCGTCCGTGCCTTTGCAAAACGAACCTTTCATACGAATTTTTTTCATTCGATGCCTTGATCGTCAGCTGGAGTGTGTTATTCGGCTGTATTGGCTGTACGCCTCTCTCGGTGAGATCCAAAAAGCGTCTGCTTACGCACGGACTGTTTTGGCAATGAAGACATCATTTTTACCAGGAAACAGCTTCGCCCGAGATCAAAGCGTAAATCGACTTATTGTGCACGCCGCAGTCACTGGGTCTCATAGGGCCGTTGCAGAGCAACAAGTCCTACAGGCgttcactgactgtgagggcACCACCAAATCTATGGAGGGGACAAGCTCCCTTTCTTTACGTATTGAAAAGACACTCGATGCACTTAATG TGCACGAGCTGTTGGATGAAATCGGTTTCGGCTTTTCTTGTTCGGAGATAAACGACTTGCAGCATGTTGCTGCAAAAAGGTACACGAAGATCATCCGGGACCCAGAAATTGATCAGGTTATACGATCCATTGGCTGCGAAAGGACAGAGCACGAACATCTCCACCCTAATATCTTTTGCAATCTCAAGCTCTCGCTCATTCGTGACCTCCTTGTCGGCGGTGTTTTTCGAACTGACTTGCACAGAGTCAACGCAAGAGATTTTGCCGCAAGTATTCTTGATTGCCCCGGGGCCCCGCCTGATTGCCTCGCTCACGCTCACTATTTCAGCGGTCTTGTCGAGCTCGATGTGGCCCGTAGCTCGGGAGCTCTGCGTACATTATGGACTGGATATTCGAATTTCGATCCCAACAGTGGAGGCGCGGAAGCTTATCTAGAGCACCTCGTACGAGCTCGGAACCACTTTGAATGCGCGCTTCGATATATTGGAAAGCGTGCGGATCTTTTTTCTCGCCGGGTCTTGCGTAGTTTGGCGCTAATTGCAGGTCCAGCATGTTCTATGTCAAGTATAGCAACAAGTTCGCATAATTATATTGTGCGGTCTCTGGGGCGTTCCTGGCGCTTTCACTCTTCGAAATTTGTTCCTACTGACTGTAAGGTGGATGGTGGTGGCTGTGATAGTGACAGTTCGCAAAATGCTTTTAAGCTTTTCGACTCTGACAAATCAGTGGACGTGAATTCGTTTTACGAAGAGCTGCAGGAGATCCTTCCGTCCTCGTGGAACGTTATTTCGGCTGTCTTGTGCCCCTCCGGTGAAATGCTGATATCGACAATTCAGAAAGCAAAGTCTGACGAATTGACAATTAAAGCTTTTTGCGTCTTTCCTGAGCCTGAAAGTGAGAAAGCTCAGCCCTTAGCGCTGTTTGATATTTTGCTGAAACCCTTCGACCGTatcatgcaacggaaccaagATCAATTAGACGGAGGCAGCCCCGGAAGCAAAGAGTTTGACTTAACAGAGAAGGAGAGAAAGAAAGGATGGTGGAAGGACCGAGAAGAACTTGATACCGATTTGCTGCATCTATTGCAGTCTGTCGATAGAAAAACCTTCGGATCTGATTTTATCCAAAGCTTTTTTACTAACAATCGCGGAAACACCTCAAGCTATGTTGGAAGCCTTGCCAGTCGCTTCGACGCCGTAAGCGACGACAAGGATCAGATATCGGCCGAAGCAAAAAAAGGTGTTCCATTCGGAATGTCGACTCTGAATGAATGTACCTTCCTGGTACTGGACGAGAATCTACAGagatttccttttgaagGTTTGCCCTCCTTTGAAAATACACCCGTCTCTCGCCTTCCCTGCATTTCATTCTTGTATTTCAGCCTCAAAGCCACAAAAAGAGCGCTCGATTTACAACGAGTAAACTACGTTGTCGATCCTGAGTCCAATCTGCCGGGAACGCGACAACGAATTATGCCTATTCTTGATTCTCTAAGTCAAGAAAACGATAGAGAATGGGACGGTATCGTTGGGTGCGAGCCAAGTTCcctctttttccaaaaatccCTGTCGATGGACTCTAGTCTGTTCCTTTATTTTGGACACGGGGGAGCGGAAAAGTATTTCTCCTCTAAGGAAATCTTTCAATTTGGCGTAGACAAATGGAAGACTCATGAAAATATCGGGGCTTCTATAGTGCTGATGGGATGCAGCAGCGGTCGTCTCAGTTCTGCCAATCAGAAAGGGACAAAGCATACAGACGACATACCTTTTTTCTTCGAGCCAGGTGGAGTAGCAATATCATATCTTGCCGCCGGGGCACCTTGTGTCGTCGGAAATTTATGGGATGTGACAGATCGAGACATCGATCGCTTTTCAACAGACTTGATAGGAACTCTGTTCAAAGGACCAGGAAGTCCTTCGCTTGTGAGCTGTGTCTGTAGTTCTAGGGCAGCGTGTCGCATGCAGCACATAGTCGGTTGTGCTCCAGTATGCTACGGAATTCCAGTGCCTGTCCTAGAACATACTGATTTGAGGGATCATTTACGATAA
- a CDS encoding predicted protein, with product MFATAVSRLSSRFQILPRPIYRRTLATLVFGNNAHAEKSASTATWWVVAALGGLTLTSKTLLDIKIPRGGDVIAAGTPVQEKATGILFPQLCNGYYIAGCGVRVKYGFVKVYAVGSYFDPLAMSAVKKGSRESMEQALLDPTYPRTIRIVMNRGLSIEKYTSAIVEALEPRMKGQDLEKLEEFKQLNPAVDLVQGAELEMTIRGDTMLYKNAVGGVGTIRSRVFTEAMCDVFYGSDAVSPTMKQSVLEGIPNL from the exons ATGTTCGCTACCGCAGTCTCGAGACTCAGCTCTCGGTTCCAAATCTTGCCTAGACCAATTTATCGACGTACGCTGGCCACATTGGTTTTCGGCAACAACGCTCATGCCGAAAAATCCGCGTCAACCGCGACTTGGTGGGTCGTAGCCGCGTTGGGAGGCTTGACTTTGACTTCCAAAACTCTTCTAGACATCAAGATTCCCCGCGGTGGAGATGTGATTGCGGCCGGAACGCCAGTGCAGGAGAAAGCAACCGGAATTCTTTTCCCCCAGCTCTGTAACGGGTATTACATTGCAGGTTGCGGAGTCCGTGTCAAGTACGGATTTGTTAAGGTTTACGCAGTGGGGTCATACTTTGACCCACTCGCGATGAGTGCAGTGAAAAAAGGAAGCCGTGAAAGTATGGAACAAGCCTTGCTGGATCCCACGTATCCTAGAACTATTCGTATCGTGATGAATCGAGGTTTGTCCATTGAAAAATATACGTCTGCAATCGTCGAGGCCTTGGAACCACGAATGAAGGGACAGGACCTTGAAAA ACTCGAGGAATTTAAGCAATTGAACCCAGCGGTTGACCTCGTTCAAGGTGCTGAATTGGAGATGACTATCCGTGGGGACACCATGCTCTACAAGAATGCGGTGGGTGGTGTTGGAACAATTCGCTCTCGTGTTTTCACTGAAGCGATGTGCGACGTTTTCTATGGGTCCGATGCTGTTTCGCCAACGATGAAACAGTCCGTGCTCGAAGGGATTCCGAATTTGTAG
- a CDS encoding predicted protein, which translates to MLLGSRRAFFTVGAASSLVWTQEAMTTQTISLQKAITIVEKHCPHDFLSSVVKTGRCLYRGENMDSSTIVSARPDLLQPETYGNEDALAYFQCIEDQLRGASVGALPSTGHIATTEKSEAARWGVPASVWPLGGDFQFVWPRSRRLIFPGADRCPDNDLVLNQDLSVALKYPREILFATNATGQIEASSYLAIPGELDRYLLRIASSMK; encoded by the coding sequence ATGCTTCTGGGGAGTCGTCGCGCATTTTTTACAGTTGGCGCTGCTTCGAGTTTGGTCTGGACACAGGAAGCTATGACAACACAAACCATTTCTTTGCAAAAAGCGATTACAATCGTGGAAAAGCATTGCCCGCACGATTTTCTGAGCAGCGTGGTAAAGACAGGACGATGCTTGTACCGTGGAGAAAATATGGACTCTTCAACGATTGTATCTGCTAGACCTGATCTCCTCCAACCCGAGACGTACGGTAATGAGGATGCTCTCGCCTACTTTCAGTGCATAGAGGATCAGCTTCGTGGTGCCAGTGTCGGCGCTCTCCCATCAACTGGACATATCGCTACAACTGAAAAAAGTGAGGCTGCGCGTTGGGGGGTGCCGGCATCAGTTTGGCCGCTGGGTGGAGATTTTCAGTTTGTGTGGCCCAGAAGTCGGCGATTGATTTTTCCGGGTGCTGATAGATGCCCAGACAATGACTTGGTGCTCAACCAGGACTTGTCAGTCGCCTTGAAATATCCACGTGAGATCTTATTTGCCACGAACGCTACAGGCCAAATTGAAGCCTCGTCCTATTTGGCAATTCCGGGAGAATTAGACCGATATCTTTTGAGAATTGCTAGTAGCATGAAGTGA
- a CDS encoding predicted protein: METFAKSLLLPLPTSKIGANGGLAGSDIKVINKTDRSASITGINNHTLPDLDIVTAAGLVKSQNGPIIVILPQYAHHGKGKTIDSSAQLEYYKNIVEDQSCVLGGKQRIVTLDEYVNPLHVRQGLAYMDMHPPSDAEFDTLPHVVLTSDVNWDPSIIDNEIDLATDWYDTVQDLPNNPYVEPCFNSIGDYRHRHVANFDICSSPEIIARSTAIDSILSSNKHNMVRNERNYEALHTCLCWLSTDTVKKTIVATTQFARKVYSAPMRKHFNNRAKAEISKKVSDIARPYNIDQWQNPTFPSNGTEKKGQFVGVADSVGGALTYKILTNDSHKILFQSSVRSALKTSETNLHLEPHQRESSPKPINFIKSLRTQDENSYVLHMLPGFTPDDLIGRTSLTDTQDNGERFRARIARKILDPDKPHDI, translated from the exons ATGGAGACGTTCGCAAAGTCCTTGCTTCTGCCTCTTCCCACAAGCAAAAT AGGTGCCAATGGCGGACTTGCTGGAAGCGATATTAAGGTTATCAACAAAACAGACCGCTCAGCAAGTATCACCGGTATCAACAACCACACTCTGCCTgatttggacattgtcaccgcTGCTGGCCTTGTCAAATCCCAGAACGGACCCATTATTGTCATACTACCTCAGTATGCCCATcatggaaaaggaaaaactaTCGATTCTAGTGCACAACTCGAGTACTACAAGAACATTGTTGAAGACCAATCTTGTGTACTTGGAGGTAAACAACGCATTGTAACCCTAGATGAATATGTTAATCCTCTACATGTGCGTCAAGGACTTGCATACATGGACATGCACCCTCCTTCCGATGCAGAGTTTGATACACTTCCCCATGTTGTACTTACTTCTGATGTCAATTGGGACCCGTCCATCATTGACAATGAGATTGACCTTGCCACGGATTGGTATGATACTGTTCAGGATCTCCCAAACAACCCATATGTTGAACCTTGTTTCAATTCAATTGGGGACTACCGGCATAGACATGTTGCAAATTTTGACATATGTTCGTCCCCTGAGATCATTGCCCGTTCCACTGCTATTGACAGTATACTCTCATCAAATAAGCACAACATGGTTCGAAATGAACGCAATTACGAAGCCTTGCACACTTGTCTTTGTTGGCTCTCTACCGACACAGTCAAGAAAACGATCGTGGCCACCACGCAATTTGCTCGAAAAGTATATAGTGCACCCATGCGTAAACATTTCAA CAACCGCGCCAAGGCCGaaatcagcaagaaagtCTCCGACATTGCGCGTCCCTATAACATtgatcaatggcaaa AccctacttttccttccAACGGAACTGAAAAGAAAGGACAATTTGTTGGAGTTGCGGACTCCGTTGGTGGTGCTCTTACCTATAAGATACTCACCAATGACTCCCACAAgatccttttccaatctAGCGTTAGATCTGCTTTAAAAACTAGTGAAACCAACTTGCACCTTGAACCACATCAACGGGAGAGTTCTCCTAAGCCTATCAACTTCATTAAGTCGCTTAGAACTCAGGACGAAAATTCATATGTGCTCCATATGCTACCTGGTTTCACCCCGGATGATCTCATCGGACGCACGTCTTTAACGGACACTCAGGATaatggggagcgttttcgggcACGTATCGCCAGGaaaattcttgatcctgACAAACCGCATGACATTTGA
- a CDS encoding predicted protein, which produces MFAALASDRLGADSIILAALTALMAAQVITVKEGFQGFANEGVLTVLALFVVAEGITKTGALDWYIGKVLGSPTNASSAQLRILAPVTFASAFLNNTPIVVVMIPIIQKWARNIHIPVQQLMIPLSFASILGGTCTLIGTSTNLVVVGLLEERYPNDPDVSIGLFDIGLYGVPVALVGMAYILFASPYLLPGGGGQSQDALNSLEKNEEILLGARLTSWSPAVSRTVKRSGLRDTGGIYLVSVVRAATGHAYQSIAPEEPLQHGDVLWFSGSASSVGDLRKIPGLISYQNDEVEKINEKVHDRRLVQAVIARKGPLVGKTVKEVQFRKRYGAAVIAVHREGKRVHEHPGNVKLQAGDVLLLEAGPSFIAKSGENDRSFALLAEVEDSAPPRLSLLIPALLITAGMLVVFMADWTSLLVSALVASMLMVALGILSEQEARDAVNWEVFITVAAAFGIGTALVNSGVAGGIANFLVDVGTALGIGEAGLLGAVYFATFLISNVVTNNAAAALLFPVALNAAEQTGTDRVLMSYALMLGASASFMSPFGYTTNLLIYGPGGYKYKDFLLFGTPMQIVLWVASIAFLAIIEPWYISWIAAAAILGIIIALRLFCLSRTALRAGEEK; this is translated from the exons ATGTTTGCAGCCCTGGCGTCGGATCGTCTCGGAGCGGATTCAATTATACTTGCGGCTCTAACGGCGCTCATGGCTGCTCAGGTTATCACGGTGAAAGAGGGCTTTCAAGGTTTCGCCAACGAAGGAGTACTAACTGTCCTTGCTCTGTTCGTCGTTGCTGAGGGGATCACCAAGACCGGAGCGCTCGATTGGTACATTGGAAAGGTTTTAGGAAGCCCCACCAATGCAAGTTCAGCACAGCTCCGTATCCTCGCACCAGTAACGTTTGCATCTGCCTTCCTGAACAATACTCCTATTGTTGTCGTGATGATCCCAATCATCCAAAAATGGGCCAGGAACATACATATTCCGGTTCAACAACTCATGATTCCGCTCTCGTTTGCGTCGATTTTGGGGGGAACTTGTACACTGATTGGAACGAGTACCAACTTAGTCGTGGTGGGTCTTTTGGAAGAGCGCTATCCCAACGATCCAGATGTCAGCATCGGCCTCTTCGACATTGGACTTTACGGCGTCCCAGTCGCTCTCGTGGGGATGGCATATATTCTTTTTGCTTCCCCTTATTTGCTGCCTGGTGGAGGGGGGCAGTCTCAAGATGCCCTAAATTCTTTGGAGAAAAATGAAGAGATTTTGCTTGGAGCCCGGCTGACGTCGTGGTCCCCTGCAGTTTCGAGGACTGTCAAGCGTAGTGGTCTGCGTGACACTGGAGGCATCTACCTGGTTTCTGTAGTACGGGCAGCAACGGGCCAC GCATACCAATCCATTGCTCCAGAGGAGCCGCTTCAGCACGGAGATGTTCTATGGTTCTCCGGCTCTGCATCGTCCGTTGGCGATCTGCGCAAGATTCCAGGGTTGATCTCGTATCAAAACGATGAGGTGGAGAAAATCAACGAGAAGGTCCATGATAGACGTCTGGTTCAGGCTGTCATTGCCAGAAAAGGACCATTGGTCGGGAAGACTGTGAAGGAGGTCCAGTTCCGGAAGCGGTATGGAGCCGCGGTGATTGCTGTACATCGCGAAGGCAAGCGTGTGCACGAGCATCCGGGGAACGTGAAGTTGCAAGCAGGTGATGTGCTGTTACTGGAGGCGGGTCCTTCGTTCATCGCCAAGAGTGGTGAGAACGACAGATCGTTTGCTCTGCTAGCTGAAGTGGAGGACTCGGCCCCTCCTCGTTTGAGTCTTTTGATTCCTGCGTTGTTGATCACGGCAGGGATGCTGGTTGTATTTATGGCTGACTGGACGTCGCTATTGGTTTCTGCACTAGTGGCTTCAATGTTGATGGTAGCTCTTGGTATTTTGTCAGAACAGGAGGCTCGGGATGCGGTGAATTGGGAAGTATTTATAACTGTTGCTGCAGCCTTCGGCATTGGTACAGCTCTTGTCAACTCAGGGGTGGCAGGAGGGATTGCTAACTTTTTGGTGGACGTAGGTACTGCATTAGGTATCGGGGAGGCAGGGTTGCTTGGAGCCGTGTACTTCGCAACCTTTCTTATTTCAAATGTGGTCACGAACAATGCAGCGGCGGCTCTGTTGTTCCCTGTCGCGTTGAATGCAGCGGAGCAGACAGGCACTGATCGTGTTTTGATGAGTTATGCGTTGATGTTGGGCGCGTCAGCCAGCTTTATGTCACCTTTCGGCTACACAACGAATTTGCTGATCTACGGTCCTGGAGGATACAAGTACAAAGActtccttttgtttggaaCCCCAATGCAGATCGTGTTGTGGGTAGCGTCAATTGCCTTCTTGGCGATCATTGAGCCTTGGTACATTAGTTGGATCGCTGCAGCGGCCATTCTTGGGATTATCATTGCCCTCCGGTTATTCTGTCTTTCGCGCACAGCCCTCAGAGCTGGGGAGGAAAAATAA